The genomic interval AGTTGAAGGCAAATAAGCAGGCTGTAAAGGCTTTACAGGAGTATTATCAAGTGAAGTAATGTAAGACATACTTTGAGTATTTTTCAGCTATAGAGATAAAATAATATCAAAAGAGAAGATTCCCTTTCTACGGGATTCTTCTCTTGTATTTTGTATAAGATGATTAAACTTAAGCTAACATAGATTTCAAGAACCATAGGTTCTTACTATATCCTGCAACATGATCTTCAAATACGCCTACAATCTCAAAGTCGCCTGCACTATCTGCTGAATTTCTAATTTCTATTGCTAAGATAAATATTCATTTAATTTACTATAATTCATATAGATTCTCCTTTTTTTAGTTTGGCTATGATTATAATACCCTAATAGATTATATTTATTAAAAATATTATGTTCTATAACGTGGTGCCGCTACAGTCCAGCCCTTCATTTTTCCATATTCAAAATAATTATCAAATATACTTATTTCTTCCATTAATACTTCTTTAAATAGTTCCCTTAGCTCAGGGGTTTCGGCTGAAATAAAACCTGCCATATGAAGATTCAAAAATGCCTGTATTCCTCTCATAACTCTTCTGTAAATATATCTATCAGTAATTTCTTCAACATTATGTGTTTGTGTGACAGCTTCTGGAGCTTTAGGGGGAAGAGGTATACCATATTTATTAGCAAAATTTTCAGTTCTATTTGCCTGTTTTTTGACTTTTTCAAGTCCTTTTGTTAAAACTGCCTTTAAGTCTTCATCTTTTGCAAAATTATGCAAGAGTTGAGTGATTTCAATAACTTCATATCTTTGTACTAGAGTATCCCAAATATGCCATACCTCCTGCACTGTTATTTCCTTTTGAAGTTCGTTAACAGATTTTGCTGTATCTGATAGCTTATCTATATAATCCATTACTTTCATCTTTTAAACGCTCCTTTATTTTGAATATATATGGATATTATTTTCTTATAAAAATGTAGTTATTCATATTTAATAGAAATATTAAACTTTATTTTAAAACAAAGTAAATTTTATAATTTTATGTCGAAGTGAAGGACTTTTACTTTTTAATATAGAAATATTTAGTGTATGAAAGGAGGTTTCGTAAGAATATGCTTAATAATTTACCTATGACTGTATTATGTCGCTTAGATTGTGTTTTAGAACTCATAAAAGAAGAGGTTCCTATAAAGGAAAGTTTATAATACAGATTCTTGCTAGTTTAGAAGATGTAAATAAAGAAGATAGAATAGAAGCTAATAGAGAAGCATTAATAAAATGGTATAGAAAACATGCAGA from Halanaerobiaceae bacterium ANBcell28 carries:
- a CDS encoding YgjP-like metallopeptidase domain-containing protein gives rise to the protein MSLRLCFRTHKRRGSYKGKFIIQILASLEDVNKEDRIEANREALIKWYRKHAEIKNQELVDKYKTKIGVKPNKVRVRNME
- a CDS encoding DUF3231 family protein produces the protein MKVMDYIDKLSDTAKSVNELQKEITVQEVWHIWDTLVQRYEVIEITQLLHNFAKDEDLKAVLTKGLEKVKKQANRTENFANKYGIPLPPKAPEAVTQTHNVEEITDRYIYRRVMRGIQAFLNLHMAGFISAETPELRELFKEVLMEEISIFDNYFEYGKMKGWTVAAPRYRT